A portion of the Edaphobacter bradus genome contains these proteins:
- a CDS encoding HAD family hydrolase codes for MSPSNLLRRPANQTLLIDADDTLWENNIYFERAIASFISYLDHRTYTTEQVREHLNHCERATIAAHGYGLQSFRRSLVDCFEQLSETPITPEKHQRIVSFTQAIAEQPVELLPGVSETLADLSTRHRLILVTKGNPSEQTGKLERSGLASHFGAVEVLPEKHNEAYLSLAAHHSCEASDTWMIGNSPRSDINPALAAGLHAVFIPHDFTWVLEHETVNQPPPGQNLLELASFKELTDHF; via the coding sequence GTGTCGCCCTCGAATCTTCTCCGCCGTCCTGCCAATCAGACACTGCTCATCGACGCCGACGATACGCTCTGGGAGAACAACATCTACTTCGAGCGGGCCATTGCCTCCTTCATCTCCTACCTCGACCACCGTACCTACACCACCGAGCAGGTCCGCGAGCACCTCAACCACTGTGAGCGCGCCACCATCGCGGCCCACGGTTACGGTCTCCAGAGCTTTCGCCGCTCGCTGGTGGACTGCTTCGAGCAACTCAGTGAGACACCCATTACACCGGAGAAGCATCAGCGCATCGTCAGCTTTACCCAGGCCATAGCCGAGCAACCAGTCGAGCTTCTCCCCGGCGTCAGTGAGACGCTGGCCGACCTGTCCACTCGTCACCGTCTCATCCTGGTCACTAAGGGCAACCCCTCCGAACAGACTGGCAAGCTCGAACGCTCCGGCCTTGCCTCCCACTTCGGTGCTGTCGAGGTGTTACCGGAGAAGCATAACGAGGCATACCTCTCGCTCGCCGCACATCACAGCTGTGAGGCCAGTGACACCTGGATGATCGGCAACAGCCCGCGCTCCGATATCAATCCCGCTCTCGCCGCCGGCCTGCATGCCGTCTTCATCCCCCACGACTTCACGTGGGTTCTTGAACACGAGACCGTGAACCAGCCCCCGCCCGGCCAGAACCTCCTCGAGCTGGCATCTTTCAAGGAACTTACGGATCACTTTTAG
- a CDS encoding efflux RND transporter permease subunit: MLSRIIDVCARNRFLVFTAVLLLTLAGIWSLQHVPLDALPDISDVQVIVHTNWAGEPPDVIEDQVTYPIVTSLLAAPHVKAVRAQTMFGDSYVYVVFQDGTDLYWARSRVIEYLQQISGRLPENVHPLIGPDATGAGWVYEYAIVDKSGKHSLADLRSLQDWHLRYALETVPGVAEVASIGGFVRQYQVQLDPNKLLSYGIPLSMVIDKVKMSTNEVGGRVLDLSGAEYMIRGLGYLRSLDDLATVAVGSKNGTPVLLRDLGTVSFGPDIREGVAEWNGEGETVGGIIVMRQGMNALNVINGVKQKLREIAPSLPPGVQIMPGYDRSALIDASIKTLQRDLLEEAVIVSLVIIVFLFHFRSALIAILALPIAVLVASIPMYWLGVSSNIMSLGGIALAIGVLVDASIVMVENGYRHLSEWQENGANPVSEPERQKILINAAKQVGPALFFSLLIIVVSFLPVFLLEAQEGRMFRPLAWTKTLAVGSSSILAITLVPVLMVMLIRGRLRPEGANPISRITQAIYLPVLRFCLRHRWLTIAVNLIFLVVTFPLASRLGSQFMPPLFEGSTLYMPTALPGISIEQAKVLLQQQDRVLRSLPEVASVFGAVGRSDSATDNAPLDMYDTTVMLKPREQWPAEMTYEKLIQEMDEKLQFPGLSNTWTMPVENRLDMELTGIKTPLGMKVQGPNVDGIQQLASQIQTVLSGLPQLRSVFSEKVAQGFYVNVDVNRAEAARYGLTVAEVQTAVTSGIGGENIAENIEGRERYPISVRYQRDFRDNIEKMRGVLIGTPSGAQIPLGQVARVSFSRGPAMIRDEDGALTGYIYIDLKNSDYGGFVARADKLLHDKLTLPANYSFQWSGEYELEQRARQRLQLILPVVFFVIFLLLYLVFHSVAEALVLIFPTIYAMSGGLLLQWLLKYNFSVAVAVGYIALFGIAVETGVVMVVYLHESLERRLQTRKLLTNADVEEAAIEGAVHRLRPKLMTVCAVLASLIPILWESGVGSDVMKPIAAPIVGGMITSTIHVLILVPVFFVMMKERALKRGTLVSQDAGEHAMSMDGGR; encoded by the coding sequence ATGCTTTCCAGAATTATCGACGTTTGCGCACGCAATCGCTTCCTAGTCTTTACGGCCGTCTTGCTGCTTACACTCGCAGGAATCTGGTCGCTCCAGCATGTGCCTCTGGATGCGTTGCCCGATATTTCGGATGTGCAGGTCATTGTCCATACGAACTGGGCAGGCGAGCCACCCGATGTCATCGAAGATCAGGTGACATACCCGATTGTGACCAGCTTGCTGGCCGCGCCCCATGTAAAAGCTGTTCGTGCGCAGACCATGTTCGGTGACTCCTATGTCTATGTTGTCTTTCAGGACGGTACTGATCTCTACTGGGCCCGCTCGCGTGTCATCGAATATCTGCAACAGATCAGCGGACGCCTGCCGGAGAATGTACATCCGTTGATTGGCCCCGATGCGACAGGCGCAGGCTGGGTTTATGAGTATGCCATCGTCGATAAGAGCGGCAAGCACAGTCTTGCCGACCTGCGCAGCCTGCAGGACTGGCATCTGCGCTATGCCCTGGAGACTGTGCCCGGAGTTGCTGAGGTCGCCAGCATCGGGGGCTTTGTCCGGCAGTATCAGGTACAGCTCGATCCCAACAAGCTGCTTTCCTATGGCATTCCGCTGTCGATGGTCATCGACAAGGTAAAGATGAGCACGAACGAGGTCGGCGGCCGCGTTCTTGACTTGAGCGGCGCAGAGTACATGATCCGGGGTCTAGGCTATCTCCGCTCGCTGGATGATCTCGCTACGGTTGCGGTCGGCAGCAAGAACGGAACACCTGTCCTACTGCGCGATCTGGGAACGGTGAGCTTCGGCCCCGATATCCGTGAAGGGGTCGCAGAGTGGAATGGCGAGGGAGAAACCGTCGGCGGAATCATCGTCATGCGTCAGGGCATGAATGCGCTGAACGTCATCAATGGAGTGAAGCAGAAGCTACGCGAGATCGCACCGTCTCTACCACCAGGCGTCCAGATCATGCCGGGTTATGACCGCTCCGCTCTGATCGACGCGTCGATCAAAACGCTACAGCGCGATTTGCTGGAAGAAGCGGTAATCGTCAGCTTAGTGATTATCGTCTTCCTCTTTCACTTCCGTTCAGCGCTCATCGCAATCCTCGCCTTGCCCATCGCGGTGCTGGTGGCTTCCATCCCGATGTACTGGCTGGGGGTGAGCTCGAACATCATGTCGCTGGGCGGCATCGCATTGGCAATCGGTGTGCTCGTCGATGCCTCCATCGTGATGGTCGAAAACGGGTATCGCCATCTGTCGGAGTGGCAGGAAAACGGTGCTAACCCGGTATCGGAACCGGAGCGGCAGAAGATACTTATCAACGCAGCCAAACAGGTTGGCCCGGCGCTTTTCTTTTCACTACTCATCATCGTCGTTTCCTTTCTGCCGGTCTTCCTGCTCGAAGCGCAGGAAGGACGTATGTTTCGCCCGCTGGCGTGGACCAAGACCCTGGCAGTTGGATCATCCTCCATCCTCGCCATTACTCTGGTGCCGGTCCTGATGGTGATGCTGATTCGAGGGCGGCTACGACCGGAAGGCGCCAATCCAATCTCTCGCATCACCCAAGCAATTTACCTGCCCGTCCTGCGCTTTTGCCTTCGCCATCGCTGGCTCACGATTGCAGTCAATCTGATCTTCCTGGTTGTCACGTTTCCGCTTGCATCGCGTCTGGGAAGCCAGTTCATGCCGCCGCTCTTTGAAGGCTCAACCTTGTACATGCCGACCGCTCTTCCCGGCATCTCCATCGAGCAGGCGAAGGTACTTCTCCAGCAGCAGGACCGCGTCCTTCGCAGCTTACCGGAAGTGGCTAGTGTGTTCGGTGCCGTTGGCAGATCAGACAGCGCAACCGACAATGCGCCCCTCGATATGTACGACACGACTGTGATGCTCAAGCCCCGGGAGCAGTGGCCCGCCGAGATGACCTACGAAAAACTCATTCAGGAAATGGACGAGAAGCTCCAGTTTCCCGGACTCTCGAATACCTGGACCATGCCAGTAGAAAACCGTCTCGACATGGAGTTGACCGGCATCAAGACTCCGCTGGGCATGAAAGTGCAAGGACCGAATGTCGACGGCATCCAGCAACTGGCTTCGCAGATTCAGACGGTCCTCTCTGGACTGCCGCAACTGCGATCTGTCTTTTCTGAGAAGGTCGCGCAAGGTTTCTACGTCAATGTCGATGTCAACCGTGCAGAGGCTGCCCGGTACGGCCTCACAGTAGCAGAAGTTCAAACCGCAGTCACCTCCGGTATCGGTGGAGAGAACATCGCGGAGAACATCGAAGGACGAGAGCGCTATCCCATCAGCGTCCGTTATCAAAGAGACTTCCGCGACAACATTGAAAAGATGCGCGGAGTACTGATCGGCACCCCTTCAGGAGCGCAGATTCCGTTGGGACAAGTGGCCCGCGTCTCCTTCAGTCGTGGTCCGGCAATGATCCGGGACGAAGACGGCGCACTGACCGGATACATCTATATCGATCTCAAGAACAGCGACTATGGCGGCTTCGTCGCCAGAGCAGACAAGCTCCTGCATGACAAGCTCACCTTACCCGCGAACTATTCCTTCCAGTGGTCAGGGGAATATGAATTGGAACAGCGGGCCAGGCAGCGTCTGCAACTCATCCTTCCGGTTGTGTTCTTTGTCATCTTCCTGCTGCTGTATCTCGTGTTCCACTCGGTTGCCGAGGCGCTTGTTCTCATCTTCCCAACCATCTACGCCATGAGCGGAGGACTGCTGCTCCAGTGGTTACTCAAATACAACTTCAGTGTCGCGGTCGCGGTTGGCTATATCGCGCTCTTCGGGATCGCAGTGGAAACCGGTGTTGTAATGGTGGTCTATCTGCACGAATCTCTCGAACGCCGGCTGCAAACCAGGAAACTGCTAACGAATGCCGATGTTGAAGAGGCTGCCATTGAAGGGGCTGTACATCGGCTCCGTCCGAAACTCATGACCGTCTGTGCCGTTCTCGCAAGCCTCATCCCCATTCTGTGGGAGTCCGGTGTCGGTTCCGATGTGATGAAGCCGATTGCCGCTCCGATTGTTGGAGGCATGATCACATCTACGATCCACGTCCTTATTCTCGTACCCGTGTTCTTCGTCATGATGAAAGAGCGAGCATTGAAGCGCGGCACGCTTGTTTCCCAGGATGCGGGTGAGCACGCAATGTCGATGGATGGGGGAAGATAG
- the secG gene encoding preprotein translocase subunit SecG — MIPLLVVLHIIVSLFLIGVVLLQQGKSADLAAAFGGQGSQTAFGPRGAANLLTRLTTYSAIIFMLTSIGLTILLSRASADRSVLAGHPTTQSTPKK; from the coding sequence ATGATTCCTCTTCTTGTAGTTCTGCACATCATCGTCTCGCTCTTCCTCATCGGAGTCGTCCTGCTCCAGCAGGGCAAATCGGCCGACCTCGCAGCAGCCTTCGGCGGCCAGGGCTCACAGACGGCGTTCGGCCCCCGTGGAGCAGCCAATCTTCTCACGCGCCTCACCACCTACTCGGCCATCATCTTCATGCTTACCTCCATCGGCCTCACGATCCTGCTCTCGCGCGCCAGTGCCGACCGCTCCGTGCTCGCCGGCCATCCCACGACACAGAGCACTCCGAAGAAGTAA
- a CDS encoding RNA polymerase sigma factor: MPTNTIADLFQQRDQFLSFIRKRVESSATAEDILQSAYVRAMEKSSSLRSGDSIVAWFYRVLRNAVIDHYRHRAAEDRAFDGWAQDVATETQPDSLAEDSTCHCVLGALNKLKPTYSEILREVELDGKSLEAVANATGITAGNAAVRVHRARQSLKKQLTLVCGTCCTSASSNCTCS; encoded by the coding sequence ATGCCGACAAACACAATTGCGGATCTATTTCAGCAACGAGACCAGTTCCTGAGCTTCATCAGGAAGAGGGTAGAATCCAGCGCCACAGCGGAGGACATCCTCCAGAGCGCCTACGTTCGTGCCATGGAGAAGTCTTCAAGTCTGCGGAGTGGAGATTCCATTGTTGCCTGGTTCTATCGCGTTCTGCGCAACGCCGTCATCGACCACTACCGTCATCGCGCCGCTGAAGACCGCGCCTTCGATGGCTGGGCGCAGGATGTCGCCACCGAAACCCAGCCAGACTCTCTGGCAGAAGACAGCACCTGTCACTGCGTTCTTGGGGCCCTCAACAAACTCAAGCCCACATACAGCGAGATTCTCCGCGAGGTCGAACTCGACGGCAAATCGCTTGAAGCAGTCGCCAATGCTACCGGCATCACAGCGGGAAATGCCGCCGTCCGAGTCCATCGTGCAAGGCAATCTCTCAAGAAGCAACTGACGCTCGTCTGCGGCACCTGCTGCACGAGCGCCTCCTCCAATTGCACTTGCTCCTGA
- a CDS encoding isoaspartyl peptidase/L-asparaginase family protein, translating into MRAVMRIGVAVLAAVLASSVAIAPDRVMAAQAKEHKWAVVLHGGAGVIERQSMSKEMDAKYRAALQTAVQAAANVLDKGGSSLDAVEAAIKIMEDDPLFNAGKGAVFTAEGKNELDAAIMKGETMQAGAVAGVTRTRHPISLARAVMEKSPHVMMIGAGADQFAASTGLEQVDPSYFFTERRWQSLIKQLKKESLPIPPRPAGAPPAPTGGMAEIEPPDAHKYGTVGVVALDRDGNIAAGTSTGGTQAKRWGRVGDSPIIGAGTYASNQSCAVSATGTGEYFIRLTVARTICSLVQYKGMDLQAAVDEVVQKELKAIHGDGGVIAIAPDGQMAWSFNTPGMYRAKVMEGRPVEVQIYGDER; encoded by the coding sequence ATGCGTGCTGTTATGAGGATTGGCGTAGCGGTGTTGGCGGCTGTGTTGGCGAGTTCGGTGGCGATTGCGCCGGATCGTGTAATGGCAGCTCAGGCGAAGGAGCATAAGTGGGCGGTGGTGCTGCATGGAGGGGCGGGGGTCATCGAGCGCCAGTCGATGAGCAAGGAGATGGACGCAAAGTACAGGGCTGCGCTGCAGACGGCGGTTCAGGCGGCGGCGAATGTCCTGGATAAGGGCGGCTCGTCGCTCGACGCGGTGGAGGCGGCGATCAAAATCATGGAAGATGATCCGCTGTTCAACGCAGGGAAGGGCGCCGTGTTCACAGCGGAAGGCAAGAACGAGCTGGATGCCGCGATCATGAAGGGGGAGACGATGCAGGCGGGCGCGGTGGCAGGGGTGACGCGAACGCGGCATCCGATCTCTCTGGCTCGAGCGGTGATGGAGAAGTCGCCGCACGTGATGATGATCGGCGCAGGAGCGGATCAGTTCGCGGCGTCAACTGGGCTGGAGCAGGTCGATCCGAGCTACTTCTTCACGGAACGCCGCTGGCAGAGCCTGATTAAGCAGCTGAAGAAGGAGAGCCTCCCGATTCCGCCGCGGCCTGCAGGTGCGCCGCCGGCTCCGACCGGCGGGATGGCCGAGATTGAGCCTCCGGATGCTCACAAGTATGGGACGGTGGGGGTGGTGGCGCTCGACCGCGATGGGAATATTGCGGCGGGTACCTCGACTGGAGGCACGCAGGCAAAGCGGTGGGGCAGAGTGGGAGACTCGCCGATCATCGGCGCGGGTACCTATGCGTCGAATCAGTCATGCGCAGTTTCGGCAACCGGGACGGGAGAGTACTTCATCCGGCTGACGGTGGCGCGGACGATCTGCTCTTTGGTTCAGTACAAAGGAATGGACCTGCAGGCGGCTGTCGATGAGGTGGTGCAGAAGGAGCTGAAGGCGATCCACGGCGATGGCGGCGTCATTGCGATTGCTCCCGACGGACAGATGGCATGGAGCTTTAATACGCCGGGGATGTATCGGGCGAAGGTGATGGAGGGCAGGCCGGTCGAGGTGCAGATCTACGGTGATGAGAGGTAG
- a CDS encoding serine/threonine-protein kinase, translating to MMRSLQQRFEPGIFQEFGEERLHNAMNPEAGQKFGPYEILGRIGGGGMGLVFRAWDERLHREVAIKLLYEDYRIPGTRERFMQEARAASGLNHPNICTIFDIGEKDGDPYLVMELLEGETLKARIARGALSSGEIIEYAQEVADALGEAHAKGIVHRDIKPANIFLVKKPNGVQAKVLDFGLAKIGLNQGGGWLSRSLDLTLAGATVGTLAYMSPEQARGMELDARSDLFSLGVVMYEMATRRIPFSGTTSALIYSQILEHEPDSIRSWNESISKELERLILRLLAKDRKDRFQTAGELRDALAKMVDKRGVLGWLKKPSAAPVPLVQAIEPDVRPRRPVRKAPDAPQEMEPGAVQTAKSESSADNLLIRPRRIPAAPGSRDKGVLHPVGLNAVTTESDANHAQPSSAGQRRAADKRRAVPSLARSRSGITQFEFGIEDSTAEASAKPRDEAARKGMRRKVAAASALAVAVAGAGYLLVRSGELRPALLKPNDSLLLAGFQNRTGEALLEKAVGEGLEIDLRQSQYLNLLGSSAYQAGLRQVEDDGEVAPQILAQTVAKRVGSKAYLYGGIRRQGSEYVLNVDALNTQSNDKLASVAETAASREEVPAAIDRLAQKLRSEIGESKQSIADAAAPLATEATVNLDALNEYSAGDDALASGRTADALHSYQSATKSDPKFAQAQMKLAWLYRSEGSEVASARSADLAQKGARDGSDKLKLLAAFCYEMNVSGDYSLALTTIRFYGERFPHDSEGMIGLARVLRLQGHMVESLLAAQQAYEVDPYSAEAYDEAELAMLGLDRYDTAAQLEAQAERLGVAGGRNLLAAAFLAGRDDEIRKYVGTLRSLDSRHMSYGAMRDYGLYLDNTGQISAGEAVWKLTADDARHVEGLGSASALMLAQGALDNALAGNCAESQGLTSEAKTMSGGETAIFDVGMSAALCGDNSGAEDAIHSLQQSFPHSTAAVQYFVPDLQAAILLRSKKFGEALVILTRAEPYDSVSLTPYLRALTNAAMGRTEHATADFRSVLEHRGAAFLQGNNVYPIAEIGLARALAAHDHSESAAAYQRFLTLWNNAESGQPLVAEASKASRRP from the coding sequence ATGATGAGGTCGCTGCAGCAGAGATTTGAGCCTGGCATCTTCCAGGAATTTGGAGAAGAGAGGCTTCACAACGCAATGAATCCTGAAGCGGGCCAGAAGTTCGGACCGTATGAGATCCTCGGTCGCATTGGCGGCGGTGGCATGGGTCTGGTCTTTCGCGCGTGGGATGAACGCCTGCACCGCGAAGTCGCGATCAAGCTGCTCTATGAGGATTACCGGATTCCCGGCACACGCGAGCGCTTCATGCAGGAGGCGCGGGCAGCCTCAGGGCTGAACCATCCGAATATCTGCACAATCTTCGATATCGGCGAAAAGGACGGCGACCCATACCTGGTGATGGAACTGCTGGAAGGCGAGACGCTGAAGGCGCGGATTGCCCGTGGCGCATTGTCCAGCGGTGAGATCATCGAGTACGCGCAGGAGGTCGCCGATGCGCTGGGCGAGGCCCATGCCAAAGGGATCGTTCACCGCGACATCAAGCCGGCAAATATCTTCCTCGTCAAAAAGCCGAACGGAGTGCAGGCAAAGGTGCTGGACTTCGGTCTTGCGAAGATCGGCCTCAATCAAGGTGGAGGCTGGCTATCGCGATCGCTCGATCTGACGCTCGCTGGCGCTACAGTGGGTACGTTGGCCTACATGTCGCCGGAACAGGCTCGCGGCATGGAGCTCGACGCTCGCTCCGACCTGTTTTCGCTCGGCGTAGTGATGTACGAGATGGCGACGAGACGGATTCCGTTTAGCGGCACGACGAGCGCGCTTATCTACAGTCAGATCCTGGAGCATGAGCCGGATTCGATCCGAAGTTGGAACGAGTCGATTTCGAAGGAGCTTGAACGGCTGATCCTGAGGCTGCTCGCCAAAGACCGCAAGGATCGTTTTCAGACAGCGGGCGAACTGCGTGACGCGCTGGCAAAGATGGTCGACAAGCGCGGCGTGCTCGGATGGCTGAAGAAGCCGAGTGCAGCGCCTGTTCCGCTGGTGCAGGCGATCGAGCCCGATGTGCGGCCGCGGCGTCCGGTGCGGAAGGCTCCGGATGCTCCGCAGGAGATGGAGCCGGGAGCAGTGCAAACGGCGAAATCGGAGTCAAGCGCGGACAATCTCCTGATTCGGCCACGTCGCATACCTGCGGCGCCTGGCAGCCGTGACAAAGGAGTGCTGCATCCGGTGGGTTTGAATGCCGTGACGACGGAAAGCGACGCAAACCATGCGCAGCCTTCTTCTGCGGGGCAGAGACGCGCCGCTGACAAACGCCGCGCGGTCCCGTCTCTCGCAAGAAGCCGCTCGGGCATAACGCAGTTTGAGTTTGGCATAGAGGACTCGACGGCGGAAGCATCAGCCAAACCGCGGGACGAGGCGGCACGGAAAGGTATGCGTCGTAAGGTGGCCGCTGCCTCAGCACTCGCAGTAGCCGTGGCAGGCGCGGGATATTTGCTGGTCAGGAGCGGAGAATTGCGGCCCGCGCTGCTTAAACCGAATGACAGTTTGCTGTTGGCCGGATTTCAGAATAGAACCGGCGAGGCCCTGCTGGAGAAAGCAGTTGGGGAGGGACTTGAGATTGACCTCCGGCAGTCGCAGTATCTGAATCTTCTCGGGAGCTCCGCCTATCAGGCTGGGCTTCGGCAGGTAGAAGACGATGGTGAGGTGGCCCCGCAGATTCTGGCGCAGACGGTAGCGAAGCGTGTTGGCTCCAAGGCATATCTGTACGGAGGGATACGCAGGCAGGGTTCGGAGTACGTCCTCAACGTTGATGCGTTGAATACGCAGTCGAACGACAAGCTGGCGAGCGTTGCGGAGACCGCCGCGTCTCGCGAGGAGGTTCCCGCTGCGATCGACCGGCTGGCGCAGAAGCTTCGCTCAGAGATCGGAGAGAGCAAACAGTCTATCGCCGATGCAGCGGCTCCGCTGGCAACGGAAGCAACGGTGAATCTTGACGCGCTGAACGAATATTCCGCGGGAGATGACGCGCTTGCGAGCGGGAGAACGGCTGATGCGTTGCACTCCTACCAAAGTGCAACAAAATCCGATCCGAAATTTGCCCAGGCACAGATGAAATTGGCTTGGCTGTATCGCAGTGAGGGAAGCGAGGTCGCATCGGCACGGTCGGCAGATCTAGCGCAAAAGGGCGCGCGGGACGGAAGCGACAAGCTCAAGCTCCTCGCTGCGTTCTGTTACGAGATGAATGTGAGTGGCGACTATAGCCTTGCGCTCACCACGATCCGCTTCTACGGTGAGCGATTCCCGCACGACTCAGAGGGAATGATCGGACTGGCCCGTGTGCTTCGGTTGCAGGGACACATGGTGGAGTCGTTGCTCGCGGCACAGCAGGCGTATGAGGTGGATCCCTACAGCGCCGAGGCGTATGACGAGGCGGAGCTTGCAATGCTGGGGCTAGATCGTTACGACACCGCGGCGCAGCTTGAAGCGCAGGCCGAGCGGCTCGGCGTCGCGGGTGGCCGGAATTTACTGGCCGCAGCCTTTCTTGCTGGAAGAGACGATGAGATCAGGAAATATGTTGGCACACTTCGAAGTCTTGATTCCCGACATATGTCCTATGGAGCGATGAGAGACTACGGACTCTATCTGGACAACACGGGGCAGATTAGCGCTGGCGAGGCGGTCTGGAAGTTGACGGCTGACGATGCAAGGCATGTGGAGGGACTCGGTTCCGCGAGCGCTCTCATGCTGGCCCAGGGAGCACTCGATAATGCGCTCGCTGGCAACTGCGCTGAGTCGCAGGGGCTTACGAGCGAGGCAAAGACGATGTCTGGCGGTGAGACGGCTATCTTCGATGTGGGGATGTCTGCTGCTCTGTGTGGAGATAATAGCGGAGCCGAGGATGCGATTCATTCTCTCCAGCAATCGTTCCCGCACAGCACCGCTGCTGTGCAGTACTTTGTGCCAGACCTGCAGGCGGCGATTTTGCTGCGGTCGAAGAAGTTTGGTGAGGCGCTCGTGATTCTGACGAGAGCTGAGCCGTATGACAGCGTTTCGCTGACACCATACCTGCGCGCCTTGACCAACGCGGCTATGGGACGAACGGAGCATGCGACTGCTGATTTCCGTTCTGTGCTGGAGCATCGAGGCGCTGCGTTTCTGCAGGGGAATAACGTCTATCCCATTGCTGAGATTGGACTGGCTCGAGCGCTAGCTGCCCACGATCACTCGGAAAGCGCAGCGGCGTACCAACGTTTCTTGACGCTGTGGAACAATGCCGAGAGTGGACAGCCACTTGTTGCCGAGGCCTCTAAGGCTTCCCGGCGGCCATGA
- a CDS encoding MBL fold metallo-hydrolase: MIRETLPVGMLQCNCTILGDETSREAIVIDPGDDIPRIAALIKRHGLTVKQIIITHAHIDHIAGAHHLKKLTAAPILYNQNDLPLVKMMDIQAAWLGVQTPEVAAPDAPLTNGQTIAIAGLSGSILHTPGHTQGSVCLYLPQESLLLAGDTLFAGSVGRTDLPGGDTRQLVTSIHNELLTLPDTTLVIPGHGPTTTIGRERQSNPFL; this comes from the coding sequence ATGATCCGAGAAACACTTCCCGTAGGGATGCTGCAGTGCAACTGCACTATCCTCGGCGACGAGACCTCCCGCGAAGCCATCGTTATCGATCCCGGCGACGACATTCCCCGCATCGCCGCCCTTATCAAACGCCATGGACTCACTGTCAAGCAGATCATCATTACCCACGCCCACATCGACCACATCGCCGGCGCCCATCACCTCAAAAAGCTCACCGCCGCCCCGATCCTCTACAACCAGAACGATCTCCCGCTGGTCAAAATGATGGACATTCAGGCTGCCTGGCTCGGTGTCCAAACCCCTGAGGTCGCAGCGCCAGACGCCCCACTTACCAACGGTCAGACCATCGCCATCGCGGGACTCTCGGGCTCGATCCTCCACACGCCCGGTCATACTCAGGGCAGCGTCTGCCTTTATTTGCCTCAAGAGTCACTGCTGCTAGCAGGCGACACCCTCTTCGCCGGTTCTGTAGGCCGAACCGATCTTCCCGGAGGCGATACCCGCCAGCTCGTGACCTCAATCCACAACGAACTCCTCACCCTGCCAGACACCACTCTCGTCATACCCGGCCATGGCCCTACCACAACCATCGGAAGGGAAAGGCAAAGCAATCCATTCCTGTAA
- a CDS encoding pyridoxal phosphate-dependent aminotransferase produces the protein MRQRFSARTGWDTRESRFAAAIRQARESGRRLLDLTVSNPTVCRFSYDAEAILTPLADARALAYDPDPRGMRSAREAVAEYYAGHGAAVDPDALVLTTSTSEGYGYLFRLLCDAGDDVLVAQPSYPLFDFLADLEDVRLKPYPLFYDYGWWIDFAELERRIGPRTRAIVVVHPNNPTGHGTKHLERERMEDLCARHGLALIVDEVFLDYPIGKAETERLVSFAVGSHPVLTFCLSGMSKIAGLPQMKVGWIAGFGPEQDRAAATARLEVIADTFLSMNAPAQVALPHWLAGRETIQKQILERVAVNLTRIEASGVEHLKVEAGWSAVLRLPRVGLGAEELLASSDVVVHPGSFYGMSDEGRIVVSLITPVEEFAEGISKIARNQGKQ, from the coding sequence GTGAGGCAAAGGTTTTCAGCAAGGACGGGGTGGGACACGAGGGAGAGCCGGTTCGCTGCGGCGATTCGGCAGGCGAGAGAGAGTGGGCGGAGGCTGCTTGATCTGACAGTGTCGAACCCTACGGTCTGCAGGTTTTCGTATGACGCTGAGGCGATCCTGACGCCGCTGGCGGATGCAAGGGCGTTAGCCTATGATCCCGATCCGCGGGGGATGCGGTCCGCGAGGGAGGCCGTCGCGGAGTACTACGCAGGACACGGGGCGGCGGTCGATCCGGATGCGCTGGTCCTGACGACAAGCACGAGCGAGGGGTACGGGTATCTCTTTCGGCTACTCTGTGACGCGGGGGATGATGTGCTGGTCGCGCAGCCGAGCTATCCGCTCTTTGATTTTCTGGCGGACCTGGAGGACGTGCGGCTGAAGCCCTACCCGCTGTTCTATGACTACGGGTGGTGGATCGACTTTGCTGAACTGGAGCGGAGGATCGGGCCGAGGACGCGTGCGATTGTCGTGGTGCATCCGAACAATCCCACGGGGCATGGGACGAAGCACTTGGAGCGTGAGCGCATGGAAGATCTGTGCGCGCGTCACGGACTGGCGCTGATCGTGGACGAGGTCTTTCTCGATTACCCGATTGGAAAGGCGGAGACTGAGAGGTTGGTGAGCTTCGCCGTGGGGTCGCATCCGGTACTGACGTTTTGCCTGAGCGGAATGAGCAAGATCGCCGGACTGCCGCAGATGAAGGTTGGATGGATCGCGGGCTTTGGGCCGGAACAGGATCGGGCAGCTGCCACCGCACGGTTAGAGGTGATCGCGGATACGTTCCTTTCGATGAATGCTCCGGCGCAGGTAGCCCTGCCACACTGGCTGGCGGGGAGAGAGACGATTCAGAAACAGATACTTGAGAGAGTTGCAGTAAATCTCACCAGAATAGAAGCTTCTGGCGTCGAGCACCTTAAAGTGGAAGCGGGATGGAGTGCGGTATTGCGGCTTCCTCGGGTGGGGCTTGGGGCTGAGGAGTTATTGGCTTCGTCGGATGTTGTCGTGCACCCCGGAAGCTTCTATGGGATGAGCGATGAGGGTCGGATAGTCGTCAGCCTGATCACTCCGGTCGAGGAGTTTGCGGAGGGAATTAGCAAGATTGCCAGGAATCAAGGTAAACAATAA